The following are encoded in a window of Sphingobium sp. AP49 genomic DNA:
- a CDS encoding recombinase family protein has product MSLIGYARVSTSSQSTNIQVAKLKEAGCSIIRMEKVSGRSREGRTELETILEFIQAGDTLVVAKLDRLGRSTRDVLNLVHELEERGAALRVLEPEIDTSGPMGKVVLTVLGMVSEMELGFIRERQKDGIAKAKAEGRYKGRPVTLDAVELRRLKTEGLGATEIARRLNCSRSAVYKVLGAQAG; this is encoded by the coding sequence ATGAGCCTGATCGGTTATGCCCGCGTCTCGACTTCCAGCCAGTCCACGAACATACAGGTCGCCAAGCTGAAAGAGGCGGGATGCAGCATCATCCGCATGGAGAAGGTTTCGGGCCGCAGCCGTGAGGGCCGCACGGAGCTTGAGACGATCTTGGAGTTTATCCAGGCCGGGGATACCCTCGTCGTTGCCAAGCTGGACCGACTGGGCCGTTCGACACGCGACGTTCTCAACCTCGTCCATGAACTGGAGGAGCGTGGCGCAGCCCTGAGGGTTCTAGAGCCTGAGATTGATACCAGCGGACCAATGGGCAAAGTCGTCCTTACCGTCCTAGGCATGGTGTCCGAAATGGAGCTTGGCTTCATCCGCGAGCGCCAAAAGGACGGAATCGCAAAGGCGAAGGCCGAAGGGCGCTATAAGGGTCGCCCGGTCACGCTGGACGCCGTGGAGCTTCGCAGGCTCAAAACGGAGGGTCTGGGCGCTACGGAGATAGCGCGGCGGCTCAACTGCTCGCGCAGCGCGGTCTATAAGGTCCTTGGCGCTCAAGCTGGCTAG
- a CDS encoding alginate export family protein, translating into MFDLLAPVLAASAAQATPTPPPAPVEVAQKEEAPAEAQLPLSQASERPKAPKPAFRPINHDEDYSGFRDVRDANLWTRLKYLPIVGKTYATLGGELRLRPELRLGERWGRGPQDDDGNFQQRSRIWGDLQVEGLFRAFVDLEHATSTGLDSVVAPIEEGRLDFNQAFVEAHVPVGKGRIVARLGRQEIGIGNQTVFDMREGANTRRSLDLLRVMASQGPWDGGFLTGHAVLEKLGTFDDETNHDYDVTGFHAGRSFGAGARTGRAEALFVSSDRASLAFDSEAAARDQRRTLSLRYAGKRDAWSIDVEGIRQWGDFGDLDIDAYYVTGTAAYSWQGGWKPKLALRVDVGSGDKNPDDGKIGTYGPLFPKPLTYNGDLGPQNLTIIQPMLSLQPSAKLKLDFSVAGLWRTSIHDGVYSLGGQVLRRGNESDSRFFGKRVTAAGQYALNPFMTLGYYAIYGDVSEKFKPGRDLTYLAAYLTFRF; encoded by the coding sequence ATGTTCGATCTTCTGGCGCCCGTCCTCGCCGCCTCTGCGGCTCAAGCCACCCCGACCCCGCCGCCCGCTCCTGTCGAAGTCGCGCAGAAGGAGGAGGCTCCGGCCGAGGCGCAACTGCCCCTCTCCCAGGCCAGCGAACGGCCCAAGGCGCCCAAGCCCGCCTTCCGCCCGATCAACCATGATGAGGATTATTCCGGCTTCCGCGACGTGCGCGACGCCAATCTGTGGACCCGCCTCAAATATCTGCCGATCGTCGGCAAGACCTATGCCACCTTGGGCGGCGAGTTGCGCCTGCGCCCCGAACTGCGGCTGGGCGAGCGCTGGGGGCGCGGCCCCCAGGATGATGACGGCAATTTCCAGCAGCGCAGCCGCATCTGGGGCGATCTCCAAGTCGAAGGGCTGTTCCGCGCCTTCGTCGATCTTGAACATGCGACCAGCACCGGCCTCGATTCCGTCGTCGCGCCGATCGAGGAGGGCCGGCTCGATTTCAACCAGGCCTTTGTCGAGGCGCATGTGCCGGTCGGCAAGGGTCGGATCGTCGCGCGCCTGGGCCGGCAGGAAATCGGCATCGGCAACCAGACCGTGTTCGACATGCGCGAAGGCGCCAATACCCGCCGTTCGCTCGACCTGCTGCGCGTCATGGCCAGCCAGGGACCATGGGATGGCGGCTTCCTCACCGGCCATGCCGTGCTGGAGAAGCTGGGCACCTTCGATGACGAAACCAACCATGATTATGATGTGACCGGCTTTCATGCCGGCCGTAGCTTCGGCGCCGGCGCCCGCACTGGCCGCGCCGAAGCGCTATTCGTCTCCTCAGACCGCGCCAGCCTCGCCTTCGACAGCGAAGCCGCCGCGCGCGACCAGCGCCGCACTTTGTCGCTGCGCTATGCCGGCAAGCGCGACGCTTGGAGCATCGATGTCGAGGGCATCCGCCAATGGGGCGATTTCGGCGATCTCGACATCGACGCTTATTATGTCACCGGCACCGCCGCCTATAGCTGGCAGGGGGGATGGAAGCCCAAGCTGGCGTTGCGCGTCGATGTCGGCTCGGGCGACAAGAACCCCGATGACGGCAAGATCGGTACCTATGGCCCGCTCTTCCCCAAGCCGCTCACCTATAATGGCGACCTCGGTCCGCAAAATCTGACGATCATCCAGCCGATGCTCTCGCTCCAGCCGAGCGCCAAGCTGAAGCTCGATTTCTCGGTCGCGGGCCTGTGGCGCACCTCGATCCATGACGGCGTCTATTCGCTGGGCGGTCAGGTGCTGCGGCGCGGCAATGAAAGCGACAGCCGATTTTTTGGCAAGCGCGTGACGGCGGCCGGGCAATATGCGCTCAACCCGTTCATGACGCTGGGCTATTATGCGATCTACGGAGACGTTTCGGAAAAGTTCAAGCCCGGCCGCGACCTCACCTATCTCGCCGCCTATCTGACATTCCGGTTCTAA
- a CDS encoding benzoate/H(+) symporter BenE family transporter has product MTASQTGWIPAIIAGIIATTISYAGPLVIIFQAAQGLESALVASWIWAISIGSGLLGILLSWRWRVPIVIAWSAPGSALLVTMLPQTDFATAIGAYIVANLAVLLVGLSGAFDKLMQRLPAAITAAMLAGILFRFVIDMIDAVPSAPMMLIAMIAAFFAGRVLAPRYAVVAVLVTGVAITALSGGLSGSIGTPHLTMPVWTTPRFDWAATASIAVPLAVVALTGQFLPGIAVLRAAGYDQPAARPIVSASAIASIALAPFGCHGLNLAAFTAAICLGPDAHPDPARRYMAGIAGGVTYLVFGAFAATVLALFATLPKTLIAALAGLALFPVVANSLSTALRAEQGRDAALVTFAVSASGMTLIGLGSAFWGLIFGLAVHLLQSLVAKRPERATA; this is encoded by the coding sequence ATGACTGCAAGCCAGACCGGCTGGATCCCGGCGATCATCGCCGGGATCATCGCCACCACCATATCCTATGCCGGCCCGCTGGTAATCATCTTCCAGGCGGCGCAGGGCCTCGAATCCGCCCTCGTCGCCTCCTGGATCTGGGCGATCTCGATCGGCAGCGGCCTGTTGGGCATATTGCTCAGTTGGCGCTGGCGCGTGCCGATCGTCATCGCCTGGTCGGCACCGGGGTCGGCGCTGCTGGTGACGATGCTGCCGCAAACCGACTTCGCGACCGCGATCGGCGCCTATATCGTCGCCAATCTCGCGGTGCTGCTGGTCGGCCTGTCCGGTGCCTTCGACAAATTGATGCAGCGGCTGCCCGCCGCGATCACCGCCGCGATGCTGGCCGGCATCCTTTTTCGTTTCGTTATCGACATGATTGACGCCGTGCCATCCGCGCCAATGATGCTGATCGCGATGATCGCCGCCTTCTTCGCCGGCCGCGTGCTGGCGCCGCGCTATGCCGTGGTCGCGGTGCTGGTGACGGGTGTCGCCATCACCGCGCTCAGCGGCGGCCTGTCGGGATCGATCGGCACACCGCACCTCACCATGCCGGTTTGGACCACCCCGCGCTTCGACTGGGCGGCGACCGCCAGCATCGCCGTGCCGCTGGCGGTGGTCGCGCTGACCGGCCAGTTCCTGCCCGGCATCGCCGTGCTGCGCGCCGCGGGTTACGACCAGCCCGCTGCCCGGCCGATCGTCTCAGCCAGCGCCATCGCCTCGATCGCGCTCGCGCCGTTCGGCTGCCATGGCCTCAATCTCGCCGCCTTCACCGCCGCCATCTGCCTTGGTCCCGATGCCCATCCCGATCCCGCCCGCCGCTACATGGCCGGCATCGCGGGCGGCGTCACCTATCTCGTCTTCGGCGCCTTTGCCGCGACCGTGCTCGCGCTGTTCGCCACCCTGCCCAAGACGCTGATCGCCGCGCTGGCGGGCCTCGCCCTGTTCCCGGTCGTCGCCAATTCGCTCAGCACCGCGCTGCGCGCCGAGCAGGGCCGCGACGCCGCCCTTGTCACTTTCGCTGTCAGCGCATCGGGCATGACGCTGATCGGGCTCGGCTCCGCCTTCTGGGGCCTGATCTTCGGCCTCGCCGTCCACCTGCTCCAGAGCCTCGTCGCCAAACGGCCCGAACGGGCCACCGCGTAA
- a CDS encoding aromatic acid/H+ symport family MFS transporter produces MQGIDINRHIDEARFGNLHLKIIIACAILLIVDGYDVFIYGVVLPQLMDQWGLTAPQAGSLASWALFGMMSGALFFGPLGDRIGRKTCITICFALFSAATFINGFATTPTMFGALRFLAGLGCGGLMPNAVALTNEYAPKRMRSTLVALMFSGYAIGGMAAAGLGIWLLPLFGWQAMFFAAAVPLLLLPLVLRGLPESAGFLVRQGRQEQALAILQRLSPATRLDGPLLQPQGVATRTSIAELFRHNRTLGTLSMWLCFFCCLLMVYALGSWLPQLMRSAGYSLGSSLSFLLALNFGGMLGAIGGGRLADRFGLPRVVIAYFLLGAICICLLGLNGPMPILYLLIFVAGAGTTGTQILLYASVADFYDLSVRSTGLGWASGMGRVGAIVGPMLGGVLLAAQLPMTLNFVAFAIPGLVSVLATLVFMLSRRQQVARENYALAA; encoded by the coding sequence ATGCAGGGTATCGATATAAATCGTCACATTGACGAAGCCAGGTTCGGAAACCTACATCTCAAGATCATCATTGCTTGCGCCATCCTGCTTATAGTCGATGGCTATGACGTCTTCATTTATGGCGTCGTCCTTCCACAGTTGATGGACCAATGGGGACTTACCGCCCCGCAGGCGGGGTCGCTCGCCAGCTGGGCCTTGTTCGGCATGATGTCGGGCGCGCTCTTCTTCGGCCCGCTGGGCGACCGGATCGGCCGCAAGACCTGCATCACCATCTGTTTCGCGCTGTTCAGTGCCGCCACCTTCATCAACGGCTTCGCCACGACGCCGACCATGTTCGGCGCGCTGCGCTTCCTCGCGGGGCTGGGCTGTGGCGGGCTGATGCCCAATGCGGTCGCGCTGACCAATGAATATGCGCCCAAGCGGATGCGCAGCACGCTCGTCGCGCTGATGTTCAGCGGCTATGCCATCGGCGGCATGGCGGCGGCGGGCCTGGGCATCTGGCTGCTGCCGCTGTTCGGCTGGCAGGCGATGTTCTTTGCCGCTGCCGTACCGCTGCTCCTGCTGCCCCTCGTCCTGCGCGGCCTGCCGGAATCGGCCGGCTTCCTCGTCCGGCAGGGGCGGCAGGAACAGGCGCTCGCTATCCTCCAGCGACTGTCCCCCGCCACCCGGCTCGACGGCCCGCTGCTCCAGCCGCAGGGCGTCGCCACCAGGACCAGCATCGCCGAACTGTTCCGTCACAACCGCACGCTCGGTACCTTGTCGATGTGGCTCTGCTTCTTCTGCTGCCTGCTGATGGTCTATGCGCTCGGGTCCTGGTTGCCGCAACTGATGCGCAGCGCCGGCTACAGCCTGGGTTCCAGCCTGTCCTTCCTGTTGGCGCTCAATTTCGGCGGCATGCTCGGCGCCATCGGCGGCGGACGGCTGGCCGACCGGTTCGGCCTGCCCCGCGTCGTCATCGCCTATTTCCTGCTCGGCGCGATCTGCATCTGCCTGCTGGGTCTCAATGGACCGATGCCGATCCTCTATCTGCTGATCTTCGTCGCCGGCGCCGGCACCACCGGCACGCAGATATTGCTCTATGCCAGCGTCGCCGATTTCTACGACCTGTCGGTCCGCTCGACCGGCCTGGGCTGGGCATCGGGCATGGGCCGGGTCGGCGCGATCGTCGGGCCGATGCTGGGCGGCGTGCTGCTCGCGGCGCAACTGCCGATGACGCTCAACTTCGTCGCCTTCGCCATTCCGGGGCTCGTCTCGGTGCTGGCCACCCTGGTCTTCATGCTGAGCCGTCGCCAGCAGGTTGCCCGAGAAAACTACGCCCTGGCGGCGTGA